Proteins encoded within one genomic window of Humulus lupulus chromosome 1, drHumLupu1.1, whole genome shotgun sequence:
- the LOC133796940 gene encoding uncharacterized protein LOC133796940: protein MSVSGIQGLTLEVTVVACNKLKDTEWFSRQDPYVCVEYASSKFRTRTCTDGGKNPTFQEKFVFTLIEGLRELNVVVWNSNTISNDDFIGSGKVQLNKVLSQGYDDSSWPLQTKTGRYAGEVRLILHYGNANKPGKTYAPSAPPFVTPQSSLYSTPPPAAAPYPHQTPSYPAPSHYPSYLPNSGGYPPSSYPPPQPAAYPPQPYPPTSAYPPASVYPPASAYPATSAYPPTSAYSQSVYPPPPQTSPYYPPGPYPGTYPPPY, encoded by the exons aTGTCGGTTTCTGGTATCCAAGGACTCACTCTCGAAGttactg TTGTTGCGTGTAACAAATTGAAGGACACAGAATGGTTCTCACGGCAGGATCCTTACGTGTGTGTTGAATATGCTAGCTCCAAATTCCGTACAAGAACTTGCACGG ATGGTGGCAAAAATCCCACATTTCAAGAAAAATTTGTATTTACGTTGATTGAAGGCCTCAGAGAATTGAATGTTGTAGTTTGGAACAGCAATACCATCAGTAACGATGATTTCATCGGGAGCGGAAA GGTTCAGCTTAATAAGGTTCTTTCACAGGGTTATGATGATAGTTCTTGGCCACTTCAAACTAAAACCGGCAG GTATGCAGGAGAAGTAAGACTCATATTGCATTACGGGAATGCCAAC AAACCCGGTAAAACATATGCTCCCTCAGCACCACCATTTGTAACACCACAATCTTCCTTGTATTCTACACCCCCACCAGCCGCTGCTCCTTACCCACATCAAACCCCGTCATATCCAGCTCCATCACACTATCCTTCATACCTGCCAAATTCAGGAGGATATCCACCATCTTCGTACCCTCCTCCCCAGCCAGCTGCCTATCCTCCCCAACCTTATCCCCCAACATCAGCTTATCCACCCGCATCAGTGTACCCACCTGCCTCAGCTTATCCAGCAACATCAGCTTATCCGCCGACATCAGCTTATTCACAATCTGTATACCCACCTCCTCCCCAAACTTCTCCTTACTATCCACCAG GTCCTTATCCAGGAACATATCCTCCGCCATACTGA